A stretch of DNA from Salvelinus fontinalis isolate EN_2023a chromosome 17, ASM2944872v1, whole genome shotgun sequence:
tagcttcttgttaatccaaccgctttgtcagatttcaaaagggctttacagcaaaagcataccatgcgattatctgaggacagggCCCCGCATACAccagcattaaaaacattttccaaaccagcagaggcgtcacaaaaatcagaaatatcgataaaataaatcacttacctttgaagatcttcctctgtttgcaatcccaagggtcccagctacacaacaaatggtcgttttgttcgataaagtcctttatatcccaaaaaggtcagtttagttggcgcgttTTCAGTAATCCACcagttcaacatgcagacaaaggaatcccaaaagttaccaataaaccTCGTCCAAGCAAAGTTTCTAATCAGTCCTCAgttaccctaatatgtaaataaacggttacatttaatttgtaatgtagtatgttcaataccggagataaataacgaagtgccTGCCCTCATCCACGTGCGCCACAAGACTACagtcaaaatgggagccacttaaaAAGCTACAACTACTAACAATTTTTTTCAAAAAACATGCATGAAACCCTTTCAAGatagacatctagtggaagacataggaactgcaatctgggagctacTTATTTGAATATCCCATAGACTAGCATTGAACAAGCTCTgtgaccccccccaaaaaaaagtctggatggattctcctcgggttttcgcctgtcatatcagttctgttatactcacagacataattttaacagttttggaaactttagagctTTCTTTCCACATCTACCaatttatatgcatatcctagcttttggtcctgagtaacaggcagtttactttgggcacgcttttcatccggatgtgaaaatactgccccctatcccaaagaagttaattagTAGTCCTCTTGTATCTGAATGTCTTTGGTTTCCTCATTGCAGCGTTCTCAGCAGCGATGGGTATGGgaggaatgggaggtggtggacCGAGATCGTCATCAGAGGAGTTCAAGGTTCCTGATGGGATGGTTGGATTCAGTaagtgtacacaaacacacacacaccgtccctAAAGTAACGGTTCGGATTCAGGAAGTATACACACAACGTGCAGGTGGATTTTTGGGGGTTGATTGCCAAATCTTTTGTACCCCAGTtattggaagaggaggagaacagataTCCCGCATGCAGCAAGAGTCTGGATGCAAAATCCAGATTGCCCCCGGTAAGATTTCCTGAAGTTATAACACAGTGATTTCCTCATACTGTTTGATGGAGAGTTCTGCATGCTATCTCTACTCTGAAACTTTTCTTCTCTCTGTATTGCAGACAGTGGAGGAATGCCCGATAGGTCAGTCACACTGACGGGATCCCCAGACTCAATACAGTACGTATACAGCTCCTGTcgtcccttctctctgtcctctcttagCTTCATCCCCCCCTCCCCTGTTTTCTTACCCACGTTCTCTGGTGACACAAAAAGCCAGTACAACGTTACATTAGTTAGTAGATTAGAGCCATTGTCATAGCTGTGGGCCTTGTCAGGGACCACCTTGTCCCTGGTGTGTGCTTCCAGAGCTACCAAGAGGCTACGTATGTGTCTAATGAGTAGGTGCTTTTTCGTAGGCTAATAGTCCATGCCCTTAGCTAAAGGTAACTATGTTCCTGTCCCCAACCAGAGCTGCCAAGAGGCTGCTGACGGAGATCGTTGATAAGGGTCGTCCTACTCCAGCCTTTCACCACAACGATGCCGGCGGCCCCGGTATGTCTGTTCAGGAGATGCTGGTCCCTGCCTCCAAGGCTGGCCTGGTCAtcgggaagggaggagagactaTCAAACAGCTGCAGGAGAGAGCCGGGGTCAAAATGGTGATGATCCAGGAAGGGCCTCAGAACACGGGAGCAGACAAACCTCTACGCATCTCTGGGGAACCTTTTAAAGTCCAGgtgagtggtgcagagaggactggtgttacctacAGCTGGAATGTTCCCCATCTCTGGGGAACCTTTTAAAGTCCAGGTGAAATGGATTCTCACTCCCTGAAGTACATCTGAAATGTTGAAGTGAAATGAGTCACTCTGAACGAAATTGCGAAATACTCAGTTGCAAAGTTGCGTGCTTATTTGCCCACGATAATATTTGTTTGGTAATTTCCCTGACTCTTTCTCCTCCGCCTGTGTTTTACCTGTTTTGACTGTCTGGTCCTTCAGCAAGCAAAAGACATGGTGATGGAGCTGATCAGAGAACAGGGCTtcagggagcagagaggagagtacgGCTccaggatgggaggaggaggcggaggaggaggaggaggtgagggcctggATGTAAGTCTACAGTAACACTTTTATTACACTGTCATGGAATCACAAGGAATCCAGAGTTTGTTAATAATGGTAGACTTGGCGAGTTGACGATGTTAGACTTGGGTCTCTCAAGGGTGCGCATCACGCTGCTTTGTAGTATCTACACGATTAAAACGGCCCTGTTTAACACTCTTTAGTAGTTGTTGCGGAATTTGACCAGTTATTGTGTTTACTTCTAGTATTCAATGTCATCTGGCTGAGTCTACTGTTCAGTAAGGATGTTAGTTTGTACAGATGGAACTGCCATCTGAGTTGGGAAGAGACTCGTTGGACGGTATACAGATACCGTGCCTGTTGCCATCTCGGGATATACGTTATTACCGGCAGTGTGCACAAGGGGCACTTTTTTCTAATTtctaatgtataaaaaaaaaaacgcttaccagaatgctaacaaatactGTGTAATTCTCCTAGCGGATGCTAGGTAAATGCTAACAAATACTGTGTAATTCTCCTAGCGGATGCTAGGTAAATGCTAACAAATACTGTGTAATTCTCCTAGCGGATGCTAGGTAAATGCTAACAAATACTGTGTAATTCTCCTAGCGGATGCTAGGTAAATGCTAACAAATACTGTGTAATTCTCTTAGCGGATGCTAGGTAAATGCTAACAAATACTGTGTCGACATGTACTACTAGGACAGACAACCCAGCTCCGTTATGTGACTATCTCAAAGCGCAGGTTGCAGCAGGGATCTTAATCTAGGATTGACTGCTGCCAttaccaagaagcttgatctgcAAGCTAACATTAACACGTTAGCAAAACCCAGCTGGAGAGAATTTAGTTTGGCACATCTTAGATATATCTATCTTTATTTGCCAAACATTAGTAGTGAATTTCATATAACTAACTTTATCACCTCTTAAGTTGAGCTGCAGGAGTGACTCGGCTCACGAAGCTACAGGAGACTATGTAATGGCATGCTTTATGTTTAATGTGTGTCCTCCTTCAGGTTCCTATCCCCAGGTTTGAGTTGACTACTAACCTGGCCTGTGTCCTCCCTTCTCAGGTTCCTGTCCCCAGGTTTGCGGTAGGAATCGTGATCGGGAGAAACGGAGAGATGATCAAGAAGATCCAGAGCGACACAGGAGTCAGGATCCAGTTCAAACCAGGTGAGATGTCACTGATGGAAAGCATGGCTCAAATAGCACCCaattccttatttagtgcactactttggaccagaaccTACGGGGCCCATTTTGGGATGCAACTGGTCTGTTACCTGAATGCAGACTGTTAGTGATGACTTTGACCTGATTGTCCAGTGAGGAACTTGTCAGATATGGCTATAGTTACTTAGACCCGACCTCTCCCCGTGGCCACGCCACGGTTTGACCCGACCTCTCCCCGTGGCCACGCCACCGTTTGACCCGACCTCTCCCCGTGGCCACGCCACCGTTTGACCCGACCTCTCCCCAGTGCCACGCCACCGTTTGACCCGACCTCTCCCCATGGCCACGCCACCTGTTTCACTGCTGCTTTTATAAAAAATAGACATTGTCTCAATACGCTTCGTGGTTATTAAGTGGTTGACTAGATGGAAAGTAAACGGACACTGCAGCTTACCAGGATTGAACTGCCAACCCTTATCGGACAATTCAAACTGGTAAACTAAACTCCTTTAGGCGGGTTAGGCAACACAACTGAGCTAAGGGAAACACTGACATCAACCCTAAccagttctctctcctcttcgcCTCCTCTCCAGATGACGGCAGTACCCCGGAGAGGATAGCCCAGATCGTGGGTCCTCCTGAACAGTCCCAGCATGCAGCAGAGATCATCTCTGACCTTCTGAGGAGTGTCCAGCAGGGGGGGCCGGGCGGTCCTAACGGAGGGGGcagggggagaggcagggggggtAACGGGGGGGGTAACTGGAACATGGGTCCTCCTGGAGGATTGCAGGAGTTCACCTTCACCGTCCCTACCATGAAGACTGGACTCATCATCGGCAAAGGTAGGTGAACTTAGACTGGtttcgtccaaaatggcaccctattccctatatagtgcacttcttttgactggAAGGCCCTCACActgaagtgataatgcccgagaagccggtgtttgggaGATATACTGTGCggttggaaagtattcagactgttacattacagccttattctaaaatggattgaattgtttttcccctcatcaatctacaaacaatatcctataatgacaaagcaaaaaaacgtTGCCAATATATTAATGTGTATTAGTGTGTCAAATTTacttaaatattcagaccctttactcagtactttgaaacgcctttggcagtgattacagcctcgagttttcttgggtttgacgctacaagcttggcgcacctgtatttgggcagGACCACTTTGCttttttcatctttccctcgatcctgactagtctccaggcccctgccgctgaaaaatatccccatcGCATGATGTACCCTTcatcagatctgtgcctcgagacaatcctgtctcggagctttacggCCGATtacttggattttgctctgacatgcactgtcaactgtgggaccttttatatagacaggtgtgtgcctttccaaatcatgtccaaacaattgaatttaccacaggtggagtccaatcaagtagaaacatttcaaggacgATCAATGTTAACAGGATGTATCGGAGCTCAATTTatagtctcatatcaaagggtctgaatacctatgtaaataagcgAGATTGTTTatctacatttgcaaaaatttctaaacctgttttcgttttgtcaatacagggtattgtgtgtagattgaggacttttttttaatttaacctgttttagaataaggctgtaacgtaacaaaatgtggagaaagtcaaggtctgaatacttccgaatGCAGTGTATTGGCACAGGTGTTGGTTTCAGTTTGGCAAACCGTGACAATATATCttccaaacactggcttcgagggcattatcacgaTTATACAActagttaccaacatattcaaataatgattgacattttCATTAACCAGTCTAGGACTGGCGGAacccaaattcaatcaacagatctcataattcaattttctcaaacatacaactattagacaccattttaaagatacaattctcgttaatccaaccacagtgtccgatttaaaaaaaattatatatatatatataatttaaaaaaagaaggaaaaaaagcttttcggcgaaagcagaacatatcattatgttaggtcagtaactagtcacagaaagcatacagcgattttccaaccaaagagaggagtcacaaaaagcagaaatattgataaaatgaatcactaacctttgatgttcttcatcagatgacactcccgggacaacatgttacacaatacatgtatgttttgtttgatcaagttcatatttatatctaaaaacctcagtttacatttggctttgcctccaaaacatcccgtgaatttgcactgagccacatcaaatcacagaaatactcataataaacattgataaaagatacaagtgttattcacagatttaaagatatacttctccttaatgcaaccgctgtatcAGAACTTTGCGGAAActgcaaaccatgcaataatctgagtacggcgctctgagaccaacacaaccccataagatatccgccatgttggagtcaacataagtcacaaataccattataaatattcacttacttttgatgagcttcatcagaatgcactcccaggaatcccagttccacaataaatgtttgatttgttccataaagtcaatttatgtccaaattcctcgttcgcacgttcagtacacaatctaaactcacgacacgcgggcaggtccaggcaaaagttcagtcatattacagtctgtagaaacatgtcaaacgaagtatagaatcaatctttaggatgtttaacacaattcttcaataatgttccaaccggataatttctttgtcttcagaaaagaaatggaacagagctcgctctcacgtgaacgagcgtcacgagctcaaggcattctgccagacctcttgactcattcccctctcattcggccccacttcacagtagaagcatcaaacaaggttctaaagatggttgacatctagtagaagccttagcaagtgcaaaatgaccccatagacaccgtgtattcgataggccaagagttgaaaacctacaaaccccagatttcccacttcctggttggatttttctcaggttttcgcctgccatatgagttatgttatactcagacatcattcaaactgttttagaaacttcagtgttttctatccaaatctacttataatatgcatatattagcaactgggactgagtagcaggcagtttactctgtgcacgcttttcatccaaatgtgaaaatgctgccaccTATCCATAACAAGTTAAAGAATCCTTAACTGGAATAGTGCCTAAAGCACGTCTAGAGGTTTttggagctggctgctaaacaactcccagtAGACTCACCGACATGCACCAGAGTCACTCAGATTGCTGATGACAGTGATCTGCCAGAAAAAATGGAGACTTAATTCCATAGACATCAAATATGCATTTTTGCAGGCAACAGAGCTGTCAAGGGACATTCACATCCGACCTCCGCCTGAATCTAAGAGCGAAGGAACACCATGGAaactaaagtgtgtgtgtgtatggcctgGTAGATGCATCGCTCTactggtacaacaaagtcaaggcaacaGCTACAGAGGTTTTCTCTCCTGCCACCCAAAGAACCAGTGGTGGGTTCGTTCCCTCATGGCGTTATCATATAACAATGTTAGTAATGTTAGGCAACCAAGCATTAGAATATGGTAGCCAGAATCTCGTCTGGTTCCATTTAGTAtccctgggtcatgttcattagtgaCCAAGAGGAAGAACCAAGCGCACCACATTCTCTTCTGGAAATTGACGTTTTCTGGTTTAGTCTGAAcagtcctccctcctctgtccctctgtagGAGGAGAGACCATCAAGGGCATCAGCCAGCAGTCTGGGGCGCGTATCGAGCTCCAGAGAAACCCTCCGCCCAACTCCGACCCCAACATTAAAATGTTCACCGTCCGAGGATCACACCAACAGATAGACTACGCA
This window harbors:
- the fubp1 gene encoding far upstream element-binding protein 1, which codes for MADYSNVAPPSGNGAGMNDAFKDALQRARQIAAKIGGDGVPSAPSGNEFGYGGQKRPLEDADQPETKKVAPNDPFSAAMGMGGMGGGGPRSSSEEFKVPDGMVGFIIGRGGEQISRMQQESGCKIQIAPDSGGMPDRSVTLTGSPDSIQAAKRLLTEIVDKGRPTPAFHHNDAGGPGMSVQEMLVPASKAGLVIGKGGETIKQLQERAGVKMVMIQEGPQNTGADKPLRISGEPFKVQQAKDMVMELIREQGFREQRGEYGSRMGGGGGGGGGGEGLDVPVPRFAVGIVIGRNGEMIKKIQSDTGVRIQFKPDDGSTPERIAQIVGPPEQSQHAAEIISDLLRSVQQGGPGGPNGGGRGRGRGGNGGGNWNMGPPGGLQEFTFTVPTMKTGLIIGKGGETIKGISQQSGARIELQRNPPPNSDPNIKMFTVRGSHQQIDYARQLVEEKIGGPVSPMGGPQGPPGPHGGPSPHGPPGPPGHPAQMGPYNPGPYNQGPPGPHGPPAPYQPQGWGNGFPHWQQGQPDPGKAAADANAAAWAAYYSQYQQQPQAPMTPTGGAPGTTQANGQGDPKGPGHTGQADYSKAWEEYYKKMGQQSQQPQDYTKAWEEYYKKQGQAAPQAGAAPGGQPGGQPAGQPDYSAAWAEYYRQQAAYYGQGSPQAMGAQPQAPQGQ